In Phyllopteryx taeniolatus isolate TA_2022b chromosome 8, UOR_Ptae_1.2, whole genome shotgun sequence, one genomic interval encodes:
- the prss59 gene encoding thymus-specific serine protease, whose amino-acid sequence MALQTCIFVVFKFIFLCAIFVVGEGRLKGFGRFYELERHASDEQWFIQKLDHFNGADGREWKQRYFVNDAFYKPGGPVFLMIGGEGPANPAWMQHGTWLTYAEKLGAICFMLEHRFYGNSHPTVDLSTENLRFLSSRQALADLAHFRTVMAESQGLVNRKWVAFGGSYPGSLATWFRLKYPHLVHASVATSAPIHASVNFPEYLEVVGRSLASENTECPLVVKKASDTLIERLSDPATYDNITKDFNLCSKLQIQTETDSAYFLEMLAGNFMDVVQYNEDNRGFEGLVGTNITIKVLCGVMADTSLGEPYARYAAVARLLMDTFSMKCLDVRFNNNLRDMTNTSWDGPAAGGGRQWVYQTCTEFGFYQSTDSPNQPFAGFPLEYHVKQCADFYNITGEKLAEAVAETNEYYGSYDIHSAKIVFPNGSIDPWHALGITQDIMADLPAVFIKGTAHCANMYPASSRDLIQLTLARDQIFLHLQQWLKQ is encoded by the exons ATGGCTTTACAGAcctgtatatttgttgtttttaaattcatttttctcTGCGCTATCTTTGTGGTTGGAGAGGGACGACTCAAGGGTTTTGGTAGGTTTTATGAATTGGAGAGACATGCGTCCGACGAGCAATGGTTCATACAGAAACTAGATCACTTCAATGGAGCAGACGGCAGAGAGTGGAAGCAG AGGTACTTTGTGAACGATGCCTTCTACAAGCCGGGTGGGCCGGTGTTTCTTATGATCGGTGGAGAGGGTCCAGCCAATCCAGCATGGATGCAACATGGTACCTGGCTCACATATGCAGAGAAACTGGGAGCCATTTGCTTCATGCTGGAGCATCGCTTCTATGGAAACAGTCACCCAacagt TGACCTGAGCACGGAGAACCTACGGTTCCTCAGTAGCCGTCAGGCTTTGGCCGACCTGGCCCATTTTCGCACAGTGATGGCTGAGAGCCAAGGACTGGTCAACAGGAAGTGGGTGGCATTCGGGGGTTCGTACCCGGGTTCTTTAGCTACGTGGTTCAGGCTGAAGTATCCTCATCTGGTGCATGCTTCTGTGGCCACCAGCGCACCAATTCATGCTTCAGTCAACTTTCCAG AGTACTTGGAGGTTGTGGGGCGTTCCCTGGCTTCAGAGAACACAGAGTGTCCTCTAGTGGTAAAAAAGGCTTCAGATACCCTAATAGAGCGACTCAGCGACCCAGCAACCTATGACAACATCACCAAAGATTTCAA CTTGTGTTCCAAACTGCAGATTCAGACAGAGACAGACTCTGCCTACTTCTTGGAAATGCTTGCTGGTAACTTCATGGATGTGGTCCAGTATAATGAAGACAACAGGGGGTTTGAG GGTTTAGTGGGCACCAACATCACCATCAAGGTGCTCTGTGGGGTGATGGCAGACACATCACTTGGAGAACCATATGCCCGATATGCTGCTGTGGCCCGCCTCCTGATGGACACCTTCTCAATGAAATGTCTGGATGTCCGCTTCAACAACAATTTGAGAGACATGACTAATACATCCTGGGATGGGCCAGCTGCAGGGGGAG GCAGACAGTGGGTCTACCAGACCTGTACTGAATTTGGATTTTATCAAAGCACTGATTCGCCCAACCAGCCATTTGCTGGCTTCCCTCTGGA GTATCATGTGAAACAGTGTGCAGATTTCTACAACATCACTGGTGAGAAACTTGCCGAGGCTGTGGCTGAGACCAACGAGTATTATGGCAGCTATGATATCCACTCTGCCAAAATAGTTTTCCCTAACGGGTCCATTGACCCCTGGCATGCACTGGGAATCACTCAAGACATCATGGCTGACCTTCCGGCTGTTTTCATCAAAG GAACAGCCCACTGTGCCAACATGTACCCTGCCAGCTCCAGGGATCTCATCCAGCTAACACTGGCCAGAGATCAAATCTTCTTACATCTGCAGCAATGGTTGAAACAATAA